The Halichoerus grypus chromosome 9, mHalGry1.hap1.1, whole genome shotgun sequence genome has a window encoding:
- the FOXQ1 gene encoding forkhead box protein Q1, with translation MKLEVFGPRAAHGDKPGSDLEGAGGSNAPSPLSAAGDDSLGSDGDCAANSPAAGGGAGELAGGGERSAGGGPGTEEEGPAAAAAAGHAEACAAGPGAGSAGGGEGARSKPYTRRPKPPYSYIALIAMAIRDSAGGRLTLAEINEYLMGKFPFFRGSYTGWRNSVRHNLSLNDCFVKVLRDPSRPWGKDNYWMLNPNSEYTFADGVFRRRRKRLSHRAAAPAPGLRPEEAAAHPTAAPPPPAPATPGSPRARSPARQEGRSSPAGKFSSSFAIDSILSKPFRSRRDGEAAPGARLPWGASPCPPLPTYPALLPGASGGALLPLCAYGATEPALLGARGADAQPAVQPAMPPAAPHLLLAPLSASAPAKPFRGPAAGGGAHLYCPLRLPTALQASSSCGPGPHLPYPVETLLA, from the coding sequence ATGAAGTTGGAGGTGTTCGGCCCCCGCGCGGCCCACGGGGACAAGCCAGGTAGTGATCTGGAGGGTGCAGGCGGCAGCAACGCGCCATCTCCGCTGTCGGCAGCTGGCGACGACTCCTTGGGCTCGGACGGGGACTGTGCGGCCAACAGCcccgcggcgggcggcggcgccgGGGAGCTGGCGGGCGGTGGCGAGCGGAGCGCAGGCGGCGGGCCGGGCACTGAGGAGGAgggcccggcggcggcggcggcggcggggcacGCGGAGGCCTGCGCggcggggcccggggcggggaGCGCGGGGGGCGGCGAGGGCGCGCGCAGCAAGCCATACACTCGGCGGCCCAAGCCCCCGTATTCATACATCGCGCTCATTGCCATGGCTATCCGTGACTCAGCAGGCGGGCGCCTGACGCTGGCCGAAATCAACGAGTACCTCATGGGCAAGTTCCCCTTCTTCCGCGGCAGCTACACGGGCTGGCGCAACTCAGTGCGCCACAACCTCTCGCTCAACGACTGCTTCGTCAAGGTGCTGCGCGACCCCTCGCGGCCCTGGGGTAAGGACAACTACTGGATGCTCAACCCGAACAGCGAGTACACCTTCGCCGACGGGGTCTTCCGCCGCCGCCGCAAGCGCCTCAGCCACCGGGCGGCGGCCCCCGCACCAGGGCTTCGGCCGGAGGAGGCCGCGGCCCACCCCAccgccgcgcccccgccgcccgcgcccgccaCCCCGGGTTCTCCCCGCGCGCGCTCGCCCGCCCGCCAGGAGGGGCGCTCCAGCCCTGCGGGCAAGTTCTCCAGCTCCTTCGCCATAGACAGCATCCTCAGCAAACCCTTCCGCAGCCGCCGCGACGGGGAAGCGGCCCCCGGGGCGCGGCTGCCATGGGGAGCCTCGCCCTGTCCGCCGCTGCCCACATATCCCGCGCTACTCCCCGGCGCCTCCGGAGGGGCTCTGCTGCCGCTGTGCGCGTACGGTGCGACCGAGCCGGCGCTGCTGGGCGCGCGCGGAGCCGACGCGCAGCCCGCCGTGCAGCCCGCCATGCCACCCGCCGCACCTCACCTCCTGCTCGCGCCCCTCTCCGCCTCGGCCCCAGCCAAGCCATTTCGAGGCCCGGCGGCCGGCGGCGGCGCGCACCTGTACTGCCCCCTGCGGCTGCCCACGGCCCTGCAGGCGTCCTCGTCCTGTGGCCCCGGCCCGCACCTGCCTTACCCAGTGGAGACGCTCCTGGCCTGA